The following proteins are co-located in the Deltaproteobacteria bacterium genome:
- a CDS encoding amidohydrolase yields the protein MRQLIHNALIVTMNDQGDVIENGAIVIDGNRLAYVGPRQWMPAGPFDSTIDASRLIAMPGMVNAHCHSPANLVRGMMPSKPLEIWRAYYRASLRDMREDDFYASALLGGMEMLKNGATTVLDHFAGSSACRFMGAGAAIQAMRDLGLRHVAALTVTDKNYEDTIPLGQTDANLNDEIKRMSASEAKTTKAWLAECAEFIETFHAPEKLTTACPGPSAVQRCSDELLTGCAEMARKRNLPLHIHLAETRAQQVQGDAIYGHSLLRHLDGLGIVAANLSCAHSIWIEDSDVDLFAKRGATPVHNPASNLRIGSGLAKVKEFVAAGVHVGLGTDGAASNDNQNMFDAVRLVALIHNHAGTDFNQWITPAQALAMATRHGARAFGLEAGVLAPGKLADLVLLRRDTPAYRPLNDVINQIAFCENGSNVDTVIVNGEVVVQTGRLTKVDEEEVLRTAEQSRARLEPSMQRELAAAKTMEPALAQMYFRVFGNAH from the coding sequence ATGAGACAGCTCATCCACAACGCGTTGATCGTCACGATGAACGATCAAGGCGACGTCATCGAAAACGGCGCCATCGTCATCGATGGCAACCGCTTGGCGTATGTCGGCCCGCGCCAGTGGATGCCGGCCGGTCCGTTCGATAGCACCATCGACGCCAGCCGCCTGATCGCCATGCCCGGCATGGTCAATGCTCACTGCCATTCGCCGGCCAACCTTGTCCGCGGCATGATGCCGAGCAAACCACTGGAGATCTGGCGCGCCTATTATCGCGCCTCCTTGCGCGACATGCGCGAAGATGATTTTTACGCCAGCGCGCTGCTTGGCGGCATGGAGATGCTCAAGAACGGCGCGACCACCGTGCTCGATCATTTTGCCGGCAGCTCGGCTTGCCGCTTCATGGGCGCCGGCGCGGCGATCCAAGCGATGCGCGATCTGGGGCTGCGCCACGTCGCCGCTTTAACGGTCACCGACAAGAACTATGAAGACACCATACCGCTCGGCCAGACTGATGCGAACTTGAACGATGAGATCAAGCGCATGAGCGCCAGCGAAGCCAAAACAACTAAAGCTTGGTTGGCTGAATGCGCAGAGTTCATCGAAACCTTTCACGCACCGGAGAAATTGACGACCGCGTGCCCCGGCCCCTCTGCGGTGCAGCGCTGCAGCGATGAGCTATTGACCGGCTGTGCCGAAATGGCGCGCAAAAGAAATCTGCCCCTGCATATCCATCTGGCCGAAACCCGCGCCCAGCAAGTGCAGGGCGATGCGATCTACGGACACTCGCTGCTGCGGCATCTAGACGGTCTCGGCATCGTCGCAGCAAATTTATCCTGCGCCCATTCGATCTGGATCGAAGACAGTGACGTCGATTTATTCGCCAAGCGTGGCGCCACGCCGGTGCACAACCCGGCGAGCAATCTGCGCATCGGCAGTGGCCTTGCGAAAGTTAAAGAATTCGTTGCCGCCGGCGTCCACGTCGGTCTCGGCACCGACGGCGCGGCGTCGAATGACAATCAAAACATGTTCGACGCCGTGCGCTTGGTCGCGCTGATCCACAACCATGCCGGGACCGATTTCAATCAGTGGATTACCCCGGCGCAAGCACTGGCGATGGCGACGCGCCACGGCGCGCGCGCGTTCGGCTTGGAAGCCGGCGTGTTAGCGCCGGGGAAATTGGCGGATCTAGTTCTCCTGCGCCGCGACACCCCGGCGTACCGGCCCCTGAATGATGTGATCAATCAAATCGCCTTCTGCGAAAACGGCAGTAACGTCGATACGGTAATCGTCAACGGCGAAGTGGTGGTGCAGACCGGGCGGTTGACCAAAGTTGACGAAGAAGAAGTGTTGCGGACGGCAGAGCAATCCCGCGCACGGCTCGAGCCGTCGATGCAACGCGAATTGGCCGCGGCGAAAACCATGGAGCCGGCGTTGGCGCAGATGTATTTTCGGGTGTTTGGAAACGCGCATTAG
- a CDS encoding DUF937 domain-containing protein translates to MFDAIIKDIAARFGLGNNAGPLLQMLLAFITNRDSGGISGFLQLFRNAGLSDVVNSWIGGGANAKPISPAQVQSTLADSGLLSGLASRFGVDGSTVNSALAYVLPLVIGKLTTGGTIPSLLPAEVTKFIGPATGWLSGLRGTAAAGAAAVGETASAGGAGFMKWLPWLIGAAILLWLMSMCGKKQETVKAPPPAPVPAPAPAPAPEPAAPAVPPAAKIYFEVGKAALPKDSGDTLKAIVTFLGANAASKAVISGFHDPAGNKAQNEELAKNRAKAVRDSLKAAGVAEDRIVMQKPAETTGTGDAAEARRVEVSVQQ, encoded by the coding sequence ATGTTTGATGCGATCATCAAGGACATTGCGGCGCGTTTCGGTTTGGGCAACAACGCGGGGCCGTTGTTGCAGATGCTCTTAGCCTTTATCACCAATCGCGACTCGGGCGGCATCAGCGGTTTTTTGCAATTGTTCCGCAACGCCGGGCTGAGCGATGTGGTCAATTCCTGGATCGGCGGTGGCGCCAACGCCAAGCCGATATCACCGGCGCAGGTGCAGTCGACTTTGGCTGACTCGGGATTATTATCAGGATTGGCGTCTCGCTTCGGCGTGGACGGATCGACTGTGAACAGCGCATTGGCTTATGTCTTGCCGCTCGTGATCGGCAAGCTCACCACCGGCGGAACGATTCCATCGTTGCTGCCCGCGGAGGTTACCAAATTCATCGGCCCTGCCACCGGGTGGTTGAGCGGACTGCGTGGCACCGCAGCGGCCGGTGCCGCCGCGGTTGGCGAGACAGCCAGTGCGGGGGGGGCCGGTTTCATGAAATGGCTGCCCTGGCTTATTGGCGCGGCGATCTTGCTCTGGTTGATGTCCATGTGCGGCAAGAAGCAAGAAACCGTGAAAGCGCCGCCGCCTGCTCCGGTGCCAGCTCCCGCGCCGGCACCTGCTCCTGAGCCAGCAGCGCCGGCTGTGCCGCCGGCGGCGAAAATCTACTTCGAAGTTGGCAAAGCCGCGTTGCCGAAGGACTCCGGCGACACGCTAAAAGCGATCGTGACGTTCCTGGGCGCCAACGCTGCAAGCAAGGCAGTGATCTCCGGTTTTCATGATCCGGCTGGCAACAAAGCGCAGAACGAAGAGTTGGCGAAGAACCGCGCCAAAGCGGTGCGCGATTCTTTAAAAGCCGCCGGGGTTGCCGAAGACCGGATCGTGATGCAGAAACCGGCCGAAACCACCGGTACCGGCGACGCTGCCGAGGCTCGGCGCGTCGAAGTTAGCGTGCAGCAGTAG
- the pyrE gene encoding orotate phosphoribosyltransferase — MSEVSLKVAEMLLSTEAIAVYKDKPFVFVSGRISPVYIDCRKLLSYPAEREYIVTQMAKKAETDIGLDKIDVVAGGETAGIPYASFVAHLIKKPMIYIRKQPKGYGGTKQIEGILEAGKRVLMVEDLITDGLSKLRFNIGVRGAGAKMTHCLCVFDYASTRLNQHEGKDNLAKNGIELQVLADWDDVLDTGTSKHYFTDEQKDQIVDFLKDPENWGRKMGFV, encoded by the coding sequence ATGAGCGAAGTTTCTCTCAAGGTCGCTGAGATGCTCTTGTCGACCGAAGCGATCGCGGTTTACAAAGACAAGCCCTTTGTGTTTGTCTCCGGGCGCATATCGCCGGTCTATATCGACTGCCGCAAACTTTTGTCGTATCCTGCCGAGCGCGAATACATCGTCACCCAGATGGCGAAGAAGGCCGAGACCGACATTGGCCTCGACAAAATCGACGTGGTTGCCGGCGGTGAGACGGCGGGCATTCCCTACGCTTCCTTTGTCGCGCACTTGATCAAAAAGCCGATGATCTACATCCGCAAGCAGCCCAAGGGCTACGGCGGCACCAAGCAGATCGAAGGCATTCTGGAGGCCGGCAAGCGCGTGCTCATGGTCGAAGACCTGATCACCGACGGCCTAAGCAAGCTGCGCTTTAATATCGGTGTGCGCGGCGCCGGCGCTAAGATGACCCATTGCCTATGCGTGTTCGATTACGCCTCGACGCGCTTGAACCAGCACGAGGGCAAAGACAACTTGGCGAAGAACGGCATCGAGCTGCAGGTGCTGGCGGATTGGGACGACGTCCTCGACACCGGCACGAGCAAGCACTATTTCACCGACGAGCAGAAAGATCAGATCGTCGATTTTCTCAAGGACCCCGAGAATTGGGGCCGGAAGATGGGGTTTGTCTGA
- the gatA gene encoding Asp-tRNA(Asn)/Glu-tRNA(Gln) amidotransferase subunit GatA encodes MSTTELGYLTIGEAAIGLRQKKFSASELTRGCLARIDAFDGKLHAFITLTRELALKQAEQADTELQAGKDRGPLHGIPIALKDLYATRGIRTTCHSAVLEHWIPDFDATAATKLSEAGTILLGKVGMHEFAFGGPSVDAPFPAVRNPWNPAHIPGGSSSGSGAALAAGLCHGALGSDTGGSIRTPAAHCGIVGIKPTFGRVSRYGVIPLSWSLDHAGPMARSVEDCAMLLQVLAGYDPKDPASADVPVPNFQEEMKGGVKGLRVGVPRKNWFDENLGIHQESEEVFNEALRVLESLGAQIIDIDGKAFSLARKANQTILISEAYTYHEKTCQETPEKLGSSVRRRIIEGAFMSAADYITAQRARAVLNEQIRADFSRVDVFAVPGAARPPEPFEGMDPNELNLRPSFTNPFNLTGLPAISVPCGFTQGNLPAGLQIVAPPFAEAACFRAAYSYEQATDWRTRRPSL; translated from the coding sequence ATGAGCACTACCGAGCTTGGTTATTTGACGATCGGCGAGGCCGCAATTGGGCTGCGGCAAAAAAAATTTTCCGCCAGCGAGCTGACGCGTGGCTGCTTGGCACGGATCGATGCCTTCGACGGCAAGCTGCACGCGTTTATCACGCTGACGCGCGAGCTGGCGCTCAAGCAGGCCGAGCAAGCCGATACGGAGTTGCAGGCGGGCAAAGATCGCGGCCCACTGCACGGCATTCCCATTGCGCTCAAAGATCTCTATGCGACCCGGGGCATCCGCACGACCTGTCACTCGGCGGTGTTGGAGCACTGGATCCCCGATTTCGACGCCACCGCCGCCACCAAATTAAGTGAAGCAGGGACCATCCTGCTTGGCAAAGTCGGCATGCACGAGTTCGCCTTCGGCGGGCCGTCGGTCGATGCTCCGTTTCCGGCTGTGAGAAATCCCTGGAACCCGGCGCACATCCCGGGCGGCTCCAGCAGCGGCTCCGGTGCCGCCCTCGCCGCCGGCCTGTGCCATGGCGCGCTCGGCTCCGACACCGGCGGCTCGATCCGCACCCCGGCGGCACACTGCGGCATAGTCGGCATCAAGCCGACCTTTGGCCGCGTTAGCCGCTACGGCGTCATTCCCTTGAGTTGGTCTTTGGACCACGCCGGGCCAATGGCGCGTAGCGTCGAGGACTGCGCGATGCTGCTGCAGGTGCTGGCCGGTTACGATCCGAAAGACCCGGCATCGGCCGATGTGCCGGTGCCAAACTTTCAGGAAGAAATGAAGGGAGGCGTCAAAGGACTACGTGTCGGCGTGCCGCGCAAGAACTGGTTTGACGAAAACCTCGGCATCCACCAGGAAAGCGAAGAGGTCTTCAACGAGGCATTGCGGGTGTTAGAAAGTCTCGGCGCGCAAATTATTGATATCGACGGCAAGGCCTTTTCACTGGCGCGCAAAGCCAATCAAACGATCTTGATCAGCGAAGCGTACACCTATCACGAAAAGACTTGCCAAGAGACCCCGGAAAAACTCGGCAGCTCCGTGCGCAGAAGAATCATCGAAGGCGCCTTCATGAGCGCGGCCGATTACATCACGGCGCAGCGTGCCAGAGCCGTACTGAACGAACAAATCCGCGCTGACTTTTCTCGCGTCGACGTCTTCGCCGTGCCCGGCGCCGCCCGACCGCCGGAGCCGTTTGAAGGCATGGACCCCAACGAGCTAAACCTGCGGCCAAGTTTTACCAACCCGTTCAACTTGACCGGATTGCCGGCGATCTCCGTGCCGTGCGGTTTTACCCAAGGGAACTTGCCCGCCGGCCTGCAGATCGTCGCGCCGCCGTTTGCCGAAGCCGCCTGTTTTCGGGCGGCCTACTCCTATGAACAGGCGACTGACTGGCGCACTCGGCGACCATCGCTATAG